In Denticeps clupeoides chromosome 1, fDenClu1.1, whole genome shotgun sequence, a single window of DNA contains:
- the LOC114800344 gene encoding leucine-rich repeat and immunoglobulin-like domain-containing nogo receptor-interacting protein 2, protein MVSPSSCVSSLSLLLLPLLLCLGPARGCPARCDCSVQTRSVSCHRRRLATVPEGIPIETRSLDLSKNRLRSLAPQNFSQLQQLEDLDLSANLLSSVEPGSFRAQPRLRALRLRGNQLTLLPHGALAGLTELLLLDLSQNKLVILLDGTFEEQRRLHTLELSDNELVFIAPRAFLGLVSLRQFTLARCNLSAVPSQSLAHMHNLEGLRLTQLNIAEVPAHAFRNMPQLRRLELDRWPALDGLPGPALQGLNLSALSVTHTNLSAVPALGHMRHLTHVNMSYSSIRVLRAGALHGLARLQELRLRMSLLERIEPNVFLGAASLRLLDVTANRLATLERAAFPPALNLSLRTLMIGRNPLVCDCRLRWMLQSAPPVLHVNDKKNPDDAQPECNTPAALAGKPLLEVAAEPHLLRLATCTRPRVIAVATQPAQVEEGRRAWLNCSADGSPPPTLSWVTPTRRHLTTKSTGRVVVHGDGSLEVRVAERQDSGVYICVASNPAGNASLSASLAVKSVASRDGPPGANRSSHYDYPDTYDGSGDGNVSLRGNATDRYARVRVVLDFTTILVSTAMGCLSFLGVVLFCFLLLFAWSRGKGKHRGSVDIQYVPRKRKGGGTEVPETSGPRRVNMKMI, encoded by the coding sequence ATGGTCTCTCCATCCTCCTGTGTTTCGagtctctccctcctcctcctccccctcctcctttgCCTTGGCCCCGCCCGAGGCTGCCCCGCCCGCTGTGACTGTTCCGTGCAGACGCGATCCGTCTCCTGTCACCGGCGGCGCCTGGCGACCGTCCCCGAGGGCATCCCCATAGAGACGCGGTCGCTGGACCTCAGTAAGAACCGCCTGCGCAGCCTAGCGCCTCAGAACTTCtctcagctgcagcagctggaagACCTCGACCTGAGCGCCAACCTGTTGTCGTCCGTGGAGCCTGGAAGCTTCCGCGCCCAACCGCGGCTGCGCGCCCTCCGTCTCCGTGGTAACCAGCTAACTTTACTCCCCCACGGCGCCCTGGCGGGCCTGACGGAGCTCCTCCTGCTGGACCTGAGCCAGAACAAGCTGGTGATCCTCCTGGACGGCACCTTCGAGGAGCAGCGGCGGCTGCACACGCTGGAGCTGAGCGACAATGAGCTGGTCTTCATCGCGCCGCGGGCGTTCCTGGGCCTGGTGTCCCTGCGCCAGTTCACGCTGGCGCGCTGCAACCTGAGCGCGGTGCCCAGCCAGTCCCtggcacacatgcacaaccTGGAGGGCCTGCGGCTCACGCAGCTCAACATCGCAGAGGTCCCGGCCCACGCCTTCCGGAACATGCCTCAGCTGCGACGGCTGGAGCTGGACCGCTGGCCCGCGCTGGACGGGCTGCCGGGCCCCGCCCTGCAGGGGCTGAACCTGAGCGCGCTGTCCGTGACCCACACGAACCTCAGCGCGGTGCCGGCGCTCGGACACATGCGCCACCTCACCCACGTCAACATGTCCTACAGCTCCATCCGGGTGCTGAGGGCCGGCGCCCTGCACGGACTGGCGCGGCTGCAGGAGCTGCGCCTGCGCATGTCGCTGCTGGAGCGCATCGAGCCCAACGTGTTCCTGGGCGCGGCCTCGCTGCGGCTCCTGGACGTCACGGCCAACCGGCTGGCTACGCTGGAGCGCGCCGCGTTCCCGCCGGCCCTCAACCTGAGCCTCCGGACCCTGATGATAGGCCGCAACCCGCTCGTGTGCGACTGCCGCCTGCGCTGGATGCTGCAGAGCGCTCCGCCCGTCCTGCACGTCAACGACAAGAAGAACCCCGACGACGCCCAGCCGGAGTGCAACACCCCTGCGGCGCTGGCCGGGAAGCCCCTCCTCGAGGTCGCCGCCGAGCCGCATCTCCTGCGCCTCGCCACGTGCACGAGGCCGCGCGTCATCGCCGTGGCGACCCAGCCGGCGCAGGTGGAGGAGGGTCGGCGGGCGTGGCTCAACTGCAGCGCGGACGGGTCTCCGCCTCCCACGTTGTCCTGGGTGACCCCGACCCGCCGCCACCTGACCACCAAGAGCACCGGGCGGGTGGTGGTCCACGGCGACGGCTCCCTGGAGGTGCGCGTGGCGGAGCGGCAGGACAGCGGCGTGTACATCTGCGTGGCCTCGAACCCGGCCGGGAACGCCAGCCTCTCGGCCTCGCTGGCCGTGAAGAGCGTGGCCTCGAGGGACGGCCCGCCCGGCGCCAACCGCAGCTCGCACTACGACTACCCCGACACGTACGACGGCAGCGGCGACGGCAACGTGTCCCTTCGCGGCAACGCCACCGACCGCTACGCCCGGGTCAGGGTGGTGCTGGACTTCACCACCATCCTGGTCTCCACGGCGATGGGCTGCTTGAGTTTCCTGGGCGTGGTGCTCTtctgcttcctgctgctgttcgCATGGAGCCGCGGCAAAGGCAAGCACCGCGGCAGCGTCGACATCCAGTACGTCCCGCGCAAGCGGAAAGGGGGCGGGACCGAAGTCCCGGAGACCAGCGGACCCCGCCGGGTCAACATGAAAATGATCTGA